Part of the Paenibacillus sp. YPG26 genome, CAGAGGAGTACTTGGAGATCTATCAGAGCTTGCTTAATTAGGGAATTAGATAACTGGAATAGGGACCATTCACAGACGGCATTCTAAGGAATGTCGTCTGATCTGTTATATGGTGATATTTTCTGACCCAAAAACGAACCTTTTTTATTGCATAATAATACATGCTGTTTTATAATGACTCAGTCCTAATACGATAAATAACATACAGAAGCAAGGAGCGATAACAAAATTGAGAAAATTACAGATGCTGATCATAGTCCTGCTATGCTTCATCCTATCTTATTCGGGGCTGCATGGGTCGGCTTATGCGGAAGAAAGTACGAGTACAGCGAAGAAGACGATCGTGCTCGGCACAAGTGCAGATTTTCCGCCATATGAATTTCACAAGGTTATAGACGGTAAGGATCAAATTGTCGGCTTTGATATTCAGATTGCCAAGCAGATTGCTGCGGACATGGGCGCTGAATTGAAGATAGAGGACATGAGCTTTGACAGCCTTCTGCCCGCACTGACAAGCGGACGTGTAGACTTCCTAATCTCGGGGATGAATCCAACACCAGAACGCAAGAAAAGTATTGATTTCTCCCACGTATATTATCGGGCCAATCAGTCCATTATGGTGCGCAAGGCAGACAAAGATAAATACAATACGATGGAGACGTTAAAAGGAGCCAAGATCGGGGTTCAGAAGTCCTCCTTGCAGGAGGAGATTGGCCAGAAGATTGAAGGGGCACAGTTAACTTCACTTGATAAAGTGTCGGATATTCTTTTGCAGCTGCAGACGAGCCGTGTGGATGCCGCAATTATTGAAGGACCCGTGGCACAAGCGAATCTGACGGAGGAATTTGCGATTACGGATGCGGTACCTCAAGTTGAGGATTACGGGTATGCGATCGGGGTCAAGAAGAATAACCCGGAGCTGCTGAACAGTATTAATAGTACACTTGATCGGTTAATCAAGGAGGACAAGATTCAGCAGTTTGTGGACGAAGCCAGCAGCCTGGTTAACGGGAAGCAGGCTTCCCAAGACACGTTCTCCTTCTTCCTTAAATACAAGGATTATTACATCGCGGGAATTAAATATACACTCCTTCTATCGGTGCTTGGAGTCATTTTCGGATTCATTATCGGGCTCTTTATCAGCCTTCTGAGAATGAATAAAATTGCGGTTCTCCGCTGGATCGGGACCGCGTACATTGAGGTCCTGCGCGGCACGCCTATGCTTGTCCAGCTCTTGATCATTCATTATGGTCTGGCACTTTCTCTGGGTATCAAATTCACCGCGCTCGAATCGGGAATTATCACCTTGTCCATTAACAGCTCAGCCTATCTGGCAGAAGTATTCCGGGCGGGAATTCAAGGCGTTGACAAAGGGCAAATGGAAGCTGCAAGATCTCTCGGAATGCCAGTTAGCAAGGCGTACCGCTTTATCATTTTGCCACAAGCGATCAAGAATGTTCTGCCTGCGATTGGTAATGAGTTCATCACTATTATCAAGGAATCTTCGATAGTCTCATTCATTGGCGTCGCTGATCTGATGTTCCAAGCCCAGGTTGTTCGCGGTATTTCATTCTCGGGGCTCAACCCGCTCCTTGTTGCTGCCGTGATCTACTTCATCATGACCTTTGGACTTTCTAAATTGCTGGGTGTTCTGGAAAGGAAGCTGAGAACTAGTGATATCCGTTAAAAATTTGCATAAATCCTACGGGAAGCTTGAGATTCTTAAAGGCATTAATGCTGAAATTGAGAAGGGTGAGGTTGTGGTTGTAATCGGGCCAAGCGGCTCGGGTAAAAGCACGTTCCTTCGCTGCCTCAACTTGCTTGAACAGCCAACGGCTGGCGAAATCCGTTTTGAAGGTGAACTGATTACAGATAAGAAGCACAATATTAACCTGACACGTGAGAGAATGGGAATGGTCTTCCAGCAATTTAATCTGTTCCCTCATAAGACGGTACTGCAAAACATTATGCTTGCTCCGATGCAAGTTAAGAATCAGGATCGGGCTAAGGCGGAAGAGATAGCCCTTGATCTGCTGCGTACGGTTGGTCTGGAAGATAAGAAGGGAGCTTACCCCGCTCAGCTGTCAGGCGGACAGAAGCAGCGGATTGCCATTGCTAGGGCGCTTGCGATGGAGCCGCATGTAATGCTATTTGATGAGCCAACATCAGCGCTTGATCCGGAGATGGTAGGCGAGGTTCTGGATGTTATGAAGAAGCTAGCGGAGAAGGGGATGACCATGGTCATTGTTACGCATGAGATGGGCTTCGCCAGAGAAGTCGGCGACCGTATTCTGTTCATGGACCAAGGCCACATTATTGAGCAAGGTACACCGGATGTTGTTCTGGGCAACCCGACCCATCCACGTACCCAGGATTTCTTAAGCAAAGTGTTATAAATAGAAGGTTGGTACCCTATAAGTATGAGAGCTCTATCCACTGGATAGGGCTCTTTCTTTATCCAGGTTATACTCCTCTTAGTTACTTTATTGTAATAATTTTCGTGTTTCAGTAGAGTGCTTCCAATAATTACTTGATTAATTGGTTACAAAGTTGTGATATATTCGATGTGCCAAAGCCTGTGACTCCGCAGGCATGACAAGGAGGATTACAAGTAATGTCATCTAAGAATCTGATTCAGAGTAGAAAGCTTAACAAATTGTCATTAGCCGCAAAAACGGTCACAGCCGTGCTGGGCATGACTGCCTTTATTCACATGACACCTGTCCATGCCGATACCGTACATACCGCAGTAGAGGGAGATACATACTACACACTATCCAAAAAGTATGGAATCTCTGTCCATAACCTGATGATAGCGAACCCCAAGATCAGTCCTGTTAATATCTATGCAGGCCTGCCGATCAAGCTGCCAACCAGCTTGAAAACAGCCGGCAGCAAAGTCAGTCTAATTGCCCCTAAGAAGAATCCGCTTGCCACTCTTAAGGTGTTCACCACTGATAAAGTCGTGCAGGCATGGGGCAAAACTTTCAACTACTCCAAGACTGTGAATGTTGTGGCCACAGCCTACTCAGCTCATCCCAGTGAGAATGCATGGGGGCCCGTCGATTATTATGGGAAGCCGCTTGCCCTGGGGACAATCGCCGTAGATCCGAAGGTAATCCCTATGGGTACCAAGGTGCTGGTGACAGGACATAGTCATTCCGGTCTTCCGAAGAAGGCATTTGTTGCGAGAGCGACGGATCAGGGAAGTGCAATTAAGGGGAAGCGCATTGATATCTTTATCCCCGGAAGCCAAGCGAGTGTGAACAAATTCGGCTTCCAGAATATTAAGCTCTACGTCATTAAATAATGTGTGGAGACTGGAAGAGGATAGGCTCAGTTACTAGAGCCTATCCTCTTTAATTTTATCGGGACCCTTTGATGTGAAGGAGTTCACTCAGATCAACAAAGGTATATCCGTGACTTTGGAGTGTTCGTATGATTTCGGGCAATGCTTGAACAGTACCCGAAAGATCAGCGCCATCTCCGCCCCCGGCATGCTGAAGAATAATGGAGCCCGGCCCGGCTGAGCTAAGAATATTAGCTTTTACCTGCTCTTTGCTCAGCCCCTTCCAGTCCTTTGAATCCACGTTCCAATTAATCACTTTATAACCACTGCTTTTCACCCATTTCAGCTGTTGCTCGTTGATCTCACCATAGGGAGGCCGAATGAATCTGGGGTGAACACCAGTAAGGTTATGAATAATCTCCGCAGTACGCAAGATCTGGCCCTTGAAATAGGCAAGCTCCCGATTCTTGAACAAAGGATGATTGTAGGAATGGTTGCCAATCAGATGTCCCTCCCGATATATACGCCGGACTAGTTCAGGATGTTTCTCTGCCCGCTGGCCCACCACGAAGAATGTGGCTTTGACATGGTATTTAGCGAGTACAGCAAGGACCCCTGGTGTGAAGCGGGGATCCGGCACATCATCGAAGGTCAGCGCGATTTGTCTAACATGAGGACCTCTGAATTTAAACGTCTCCGCATACTTGCGTCTTAATTCGCTAAGTGTCAACGACTCATGAACCGATGCAGCTTTACTTGCTGAGTTCTGCTCCTGAGGAGCAGGAGCGCGGGTTAGATGGGCTGCGGAAGCAGCCTGAAAGCTTGGCAGCGTGGATAGGACAAGAAGCACAAATAAGATCACGTATCTGTTACGCATCAAGCAGTCACTCCTTCAACAGGACATATTACCTGTTGTTATTTCCTTAAGAAGCCTGTTTTATCCAGCGGCTTCCTGCTCTGTGAGCAAAATCACGGCAACACCTTGTGAAAAGAGGCATCGTAATATCCAGGGGGGAGTAGGCAATGGCTGAAATTATGTCTAATATCCAGGTCTCGCCTGGTGTGTTCCGGATGAAGATAGCAGGGAATTATGAGGGCCGTATGGGACAGTTCTATATGCTAAGGAGCTCTGGGATGGAACCTTTGCTTTCGAGGCCGCTAAGTATTTTTGATCTGCAGGAGCATTACATAGAATTCTTGTATCAGGTTGTCGGCAAGGGAACACATCTGTTCGCAGGCCTGAAGCGGGGAGATTCACTGAACCTGTTGGGACCTCTAGGGAACGGGTTCCCGGATATTCAAGGCAGAGTGGCACTGGTCGGTGGAGGAATTGGGACAGCTCCACTGTATTATTCGGCTAGGCAGTTATCGGACGCGCATGTGTATTTGGGGTTCCGCGAAGAGACCTATTTAGTCAGGGAATTCGGCGCAATTAGCAGTCAAGTCCATGTTAAGGTTGGCGGGAGTATTCTGGACGATGTTGATTTTGATGCCTATGATCATATCTTTGTATGCGGGCCAACCGGCATGCTGAAGGCAGCTAAATTGAGAGAAGCTGAACAGGGCTATTCCGGCAATCTTTATGTATCGGTCGAGAACAAGATGGCCTGCGGAATCGGAGCCTGTCTCGTATGCAGAGTCAAGGCTCCGGGCGGTGGCACCAAGCGGGCATGTGTGGAAGGTCCTGTCTTTCTTGCAAAGGAGGTTGATCTAGATGATTAATCTGTCTGGAAGTATTGCGGGTGTTCATTTCAAGAATCCGATTGTGATGGCTTCGGGTACATTCGGATTCGGTAAGGAGTATGTGGAGTATTACAATATCACAGCCTTGGGAGGGATCGCAGGCAAGGGATTGACGCTGCATCCCAAGTCGGGCAATGAGGGACTCCGCTTATACGAGACTCCTTCAGGAATGCTCAACAGTGTAGGTCTGGAGAATCCCGGAGTGAAGCATTTCCTGGAGAATGAGGCTGCCTATTGGGAGGGCCTTGACCTGGCGAGGATTGTGAATCTGGGCGGGGACCATATTGATGAGTATATTGAAGGGGCTGTAATGATCAATCAGGACTCCCGGCTAAGGGAGGCCAAGGGTCACAAGGCAGTTGATATCATTGAGCTGAACATATCCTGCCCTAATGTAAAGGAAGGCGGGATTGCTTACGGAATTAAGACAGAGAAAGCAAGGGAAGTTGTGCGTGAAGTAAGAGCCGTTACCTCTATCCCCTTGGTCATTAAGCTGTCACCTAATGCGGAAGACTTGGTATCCATGGCCATGATGTGTGAACAAGAAGGCGCTGATGGAGTTACTCTAATTAATACCATTTCCGCCATGAAGATTGACGTATATAAGCGCAAGAGCGTTTTTCGAAATTTGTATGCGGGCCTGTCAGGTCCCGCGGTGAAGCCAATTGCTCTGAGAATGGTCCATCAGGTAGCCAGCAGGGTAAGTATCCCGGTTATTGGAGTAGGCGGCATCTCAAGTGCCACGGATGTAATTGAGTTCATAATGGCCGGGGCTTCCCTGGTACAGGTAGGTACTTATAACTTTATTAATATTCATGCCGGAATTGACTTGGTTAGTGGCATCGAGGAGTTCATGATGCAGGAAGGTATTCAGACTTTGCAAGAAATTCGGGGAGTTGTCTA contains:
- a CDS encoding dihydroorotate dehydrogenase electron transfer subunit → MAEIMSNIQVSPGVFRMKIAGNYEGRMGQFYMLRSSGMEPLLSRPLSIFDLQEHYIEFLYQVVGKGTHLFAGLKRGDSLNLLGPLGNGFPDIQGRVALVGGGIGTAPLYYSARQLSDAHVYLGFREETYLVREFGAISSQVHVKVGGSILDDVDFDAYDHIFVCGPTGMLKAAKLREAEQGYSGNLYVSVENKMACGIGACLVCRVKAPGGGTKRACVEGPVFLAKEVDLDD
- a CDS encoding 3D domain-containing protein codes for the protein MTAFIHMTPVHADTVHTAVEGDTYYTLSKKYGISVHNLMIANPKISPVNIYAGLPIKLPTSLKTAGSKVSLIAPKKNPLATLKVFTTDKVVQAWGKTFNYSKTVNVVATAYSAHPSENAWGPVDYYGKPLALGTIAVDPKVIPMGTKVLVTGHSHSGLPKKAFVARATDQGSAIKGKRIDIFIPGSQASVNKFGFQNIKLYVIK
- a CDS encoding polysaccharide deacetylase family protein, with amino-acid sequence MRNRYVILFVLLVLSTLPSFQAASAAHLTRAPAPQEQNSASKAASVHESLTLSELRRKYAETFKFRGPHVRQIALTFDDVPDPRFTPGVLAVLAKYHVKATFFVVGQRAEKHPELVRRIYREGHLIGNHSYNHPLFKNRELAYFKGQILRTAEIIHNLTGVHPRFIRPPYGEINEQQLKWVKSSGYKVINWNVDSKDWKGLSKEQVKANILSSAGPGSIILQHAGGGDGADLSGTVQALPEIIRTLQSHGYTFVDLSELLHIKGSR
- a CDS encoding dihydroorotate dehydrogenase — protein: MINLSGSIAGVHFKNPIVMASGTFGFGKEYVEYYNITALGGIAGKGLTLHPKSGNEGLRLYETPSGMLNSVGLENPGVKHFLENEAAYWEGLDLARIVNLGGDHIDEYIEGAVMINQDSRLREAKGHKAVDIIELNISCPNVKEGGIAYGIKTEKAREVVREVRAVTSIPLVIKLSPNAEDLVSMAMMCEQEGADGVTLINTISAMKIDVYKRKSVFRNLYAGLSGPAVKPIALRMVHQVASRVSIPVIGVGGISSATDVIEFIMAGASLVQVGTYNFINIHAGIDLVSGIEEFMMQEGIQTLQEIRGVV
- a CDS encoding amino acid ABC transporter ATP-binding protein encodes the protein MISVKNLHKSYGKLEILKGINAEIEKGEVVVVIGPSGSGKSTFLRCLNLLEQPTAGEIRFEGELITDKKHNINLTRERMGMVFQQFNLFPHKTVLQNIMLAPMQVKNQDRAKAEEIALDLLRTVGLEDKKGAYPAQLSGGQKQRIAIARALAMEPHVMLFDEPTSALDPEMVGEVLDVMKKLAEKGMTMVIVTHEMGFAREVGDRILFMDQGHIIEQGTPDVVLGNPTHPRTQDFLSKVL
- a CDS encoding ABC transporter substrate-binding protein/permease encodes the protein MLIIVLLCFILSYSGLHGSAYAEESTSTAKKTIVLGTSADFPPYEFHKVIDGKDQIVGFDIQIAKQIAADMGAELKIEDMSFDSLLPALTSGRVDFLISGMNPTPERKKSIDFSHVYYRANQSIMVRKADKDKYNTMETLKGAKIGVQKSSLQEEIGQKIEGAQLTSLDKVSDILLQLQTSRVDAAIIEGPVAQANLTEEFAITDAVPQVEDYGYAIGVKKNNPELLNSINSTLDRLIKEDKIQQFVDEASSLVNGKQASQDTFSFFLKYKDYYIAGIKYTLLLSVLGVIFGFIIGLFISLLRMNKIAVLRWIGTAYIEVLRGTPMLVQLLIIHYGLALSLGIKFTALESGIITLSINSSAYLAEVFRAGIQGVDKGQMEAARSLGMPVSKAYRFIILPQAIKNVLPAIGNEFITIIKESSIVSFIGVADLMFQAQVVRGISFSGLNPLLVAAVIYFIMTFGLSKLLGVLERKLRTSDIR